CCAGGTCACTGCGCTGATCGGCCCCTCGGGCTGCGGCAAAAGTACGCTACTGCGCTGCTTCAACCGGATGCATGACCTGTATCCGAATAACCGGTACTCCGGCGCGATTACCCTCATGCCGGAGAACCTGAATATCGTAGGGCCGGATGTGGACCCGATGCGCGTGAGGCTGCGCATTGGCATGGTTTTTCAGAAGCCAAATCCGTTCCCGAAATCGATCTTTGACAACGTGGCCTCAGGGATCATGATTCGCGGTGTGCGCAACAAATCAGTTGTCACTGAGCATGTCGAACGCGCATTGCGCGGAGCGGCCCTCTGGGATGAGGTGAAGGACAGGCTTGGTAAGTCAGCATTCGAGTTGTCCGGCGGTCAGCAGCAGCGTCTGTGCATAGCCAGGGCGCTGGCGCCCAACCCCGAGATAATTCTCTTTGATGAACCCACATCTGCACTCGATCCCATTGCAACTGCGCGGATTGAAGAGCTGATCGACGAGTTGCGTGCGCAGTACACCATCGTCATTGTTACCCACAACATGCAGCAGGCTGCGCGGATCTCGGACAGGACGGCATTCATGCACATGGGACAGCTCATTGAGAGTGGCCCTACGGCGGAGTTTTTTACCAATCCGAAAGAGCAGAAGACCCACGAGTACATCACCGGC
This portion of the Stenotrophomonas aracearum genome encodes:
- the pstB gene encoding phosphate ABC transporter ATP-binding protein PstB; amino-acid sequence: MNHSTISIPVPVAERTSTPAHDATVRAEVRGLDFHYDKFHALKDINLSIGSNQVTALIGPSGCGKSTLLRCFNRMHDLYPNNRYSGAITLMPENLNIVGPDVDPMRVRLRIGMVFQKPNPFPKSIFDNVASGIMIRGVRNKSVVTEHVERALRGAALWDEVKDRLGKSAFELSGGQQQRLCIARALAPNPEIILFDEPTSALDPIATARIEELIDELRAQYTIVIVTHNMQQAARISDRTAFMHMGQLIESGPTAEFFTNPKEQKTHEYITGRFG